GCAGCGCGTCCGGGCGCGGCCGCCGAGGAGCCGGTCCTCTCCGGAGTCGTCACTCTGTCGAGTGAAACTGGGTTCGCGGAGGCGGTCGCGGCGGCTGTCGCGCACGCGGTGGAACGGTGGGGCGACCCGGGCAACTGGCTCTGGATCCTGCACGACGACTGCGCCCCCGAGCCGGACTGTCTCGACCAGCTCGTCCGCGCCGCCGAGGAGAACCCGTCCGCCAAGGTGCTCGGGCCGCTCGGCACCGACTGGACCGACCCCCGGCTGATCGTCGAGGCCGGGCTGTCCACCGACGCCGCGGGCCACCGCCAGCAGATGGCCGCTCCGGACGGCGAGCCCTCCGAGGTGCTGGCTGTCCCGAGCGCCGGATCGTTGGTGCAGCGGGAACTCTGGGAGGTCCTCGGCGGCTTCGATCCGGACTTCACGTTGCTGCGCGAGGATCTCGACTTCGGGTGGCGCGCCAACGCGGCAGGCTCGCTCGTGCTCTCGGTCCCGGCCGCGCGGGTCCGGCACGCTCGTGCGCTGTCCACCGGACGGCGTGCACCGGACGCGGCCGCCCGCTCGCTCGCCGCGCTCAACCGGGCGCACGGCGTACGCGTTTTCCTGGTGAACTGTTCCACCCCGTCGTTCTGGTGGGGTCTGGTCCGGTTGCCGGTGCTGCTGGTCCTGCGTGCGATCGCCTTCTTCGTCCTGCGTCGTACTGCCGAGGCAGGCGCGGAACTGGCCGCCGTCGGATACCTGTGCGGCGGCAAGGGAAATCTCCGCGCGGCCCGGGCCTGGCGACGCGAGCAGCCGCGCCCGGGCACCGTCCGCGGACTGTTCACGAGCCGGATCACCCGGCTGCGCAACGCGATCCGGGCCGGCGTGCTCACGCTGGTCCGGCGCGGCGTGCAGAGCGACGTCGCGCTCGGGACGGTGCCGGAGAGCGTCGACCAGGACTCCGCGTGGATCCCGCCGGAGGCGCTGGCCGCGTCCGGCGCGCGGCCAGTCGGACCGGACGCGCTTCCCGCCGGGGCACTGCGCGGGCTCAGCACGCGTGGCCGCGGCCTGCGTCGCCCCGGTGCCGTCATCGCCGTCACGTTGCCCGAGGCACCGGCCGAGCCGGTGTCCGAAGAGGACACCGAACGGGTCGCGGACGTCTCCCTGTCGCCCGTGCCCCGGCCCGAACCGGCTGCCGCGGAACCGGACCTGGTGTTCGTGGCGGTCAACCGCCGTCGTGTGCTGGCCGCGACGATCTTCGCGCCGCCGGTGGTCCTGGTCGTGCTCCTCACCGCGCTGGCGCTGGTGATCAACCGCGGCCGCCTCGGCCTGGACCTGTGGGGCGGCCAGCTGCTGCCGGTCGGCGGTCTGGGCGAGATCTGGGCGACCTACCTGTCGCCGTGGCATCCGATCGCAGGCGGCACCGGCGCCCCCGCCCCCGCGACGCTCCCGGTGCTCGGCACCATCGGCGCGATCTTGGCTCCCGGCGGCGGTCCTGCGGCGCTGGTGGCGATCCTCCTCATCGGCGACCTGCCGCTAGCCGCGATCAGCGCCTACGCGGCCACCCGCAAGCTGGCCGTCCGCCGCTGGGTGCGCGCCGCGATCGCGGCGACGTACGCCTTGCTGCCCGCGGCCACCGCGTCCGTCGCGCAGGGCCGTCTCGATGTCGTCGTGGTCCACCTCGTGTTGCCGCTCGTGGTCGCCGGCATCGTCCGGCTGCTGACCCAGCCGGGCACGCGCTGGCTGCACGTTTCCGCGCTGTCCGCGTTCGGCGTGGCCCTTCTCGGCGCGTTCTCGCCGCTCGCGCACGGTCTCGCGCTCGTCGGCCTGCTGGTCGGCTTCGTAGTGCTGCCCGCCCCGTCCGGCCTGGCCAGGCGGGTCGCGTCGGTCGGCATCGTGGTCCTCCTCCCGCTGGTCCTGCTCCTGCCGTGGCCGACAGTCCTGTTGCATCACCCGGAACTGCTGCTGCAGGGCCTGGGCGGACCGGCTGCGCCCGCCTCCGCCGCGGACCTGGCCGGCCTCACCCCCGGCGGCCCCGGTGCCTGGCCGATCGGCGTCGCAGTCCTCGCCGCGACCCTGGTCGCGCTCGTGGTCCGCCCGCGGAAACAGGTCGTCGGCGGCTTGGCGCTCGCGGTGCTGGGCGTGATCGGCGTGGTGCTGGTCCGTCAAGTCCAGTTGACCCCGATGCAGGGCGGCCCGCACGCCTCGGGCTACGCCGGAGTCCCGCTGCTGATCGTCGGCGCGGGCCTGCTGTGGGCAGTCCTGGCCACCTGGCAACGCGGCGGCTCGTCCGCCCTCGCGCCGTGGCTGCCGAAGGTGCTGGCAGTCGCCGGGGTGGCGGTAGTCGCGGCCCTGGCCGCGGGCGCGGTCGGTGCTGGTTCGGAAGGCCCGCTGACCGCGGCGCCGCGTCCGCAGCTGGCCCCCGAGGCAGCCACCGACGTAGCCGCGACCGGCCGAGCGATCCTCGACGTCAGCGCCGCGCAGATCCGCCAAACCGGTGGTCGGCTGCCGCTCTTCGGAGACGACGAACTGGCCCCGGTCGCCGGAACGCCGGCTCGCCTGGCGGACTGGCGCCGCGGCCTCGGCCAAGGCGACGTGGCAGCCCTCAAACGAGTCCTGGCGGCAGCCGCCGCCTCCGGAGTCCAGTACATCGTCCTGCCCGCCGGCACCAACGCGAGCGCGTTCGCGGCCGCGGCGAACGACCTGGCCGCGGTAGCCGCCCCGACCTCCGACGGCCGCCCGACCCTCCGTCTGCTGCCGAAATCCGGCGAAGTGGCCTTGATCTCCCCGGAACTGGCCAAACAGGCAGTGACCGGCGGCGGCGCGCCCGGCACGAACCCCGGCATCTCCCCGGTAGCCGCGCGCCTGCCCGACGTGCGGGTACGCGCGTCCGAAGGCCCGACCGGACGCCTGCTGGTGCTCGCCGCGGAACAAGAAGCGGGCTGGCAGGCGACGCTCAACGGCAAAGCGGTCCCGATCGTCCCGGCCTGGGGCCACCAAGTAGCGGTCTCGGTACCGCCGCAGCCGTCCGAAATCTCCGTGACCTTCCCCGGCACGGAACGAAGCCTCTTGCTGCTGGTTCAGCTGGCAGCTGTGCTCTTCACCGCGCTGACCGCCATCCCCTCGCGGCGACGCGCGACCACGTAGGTCCGTGAAGGGAACATTGAGGAACTCAGAGTCCCTCAATGTTCCCTTCACGGCCCGCCCCGCGGCGCGGACGCGCGGGATGGCGTCAATCGCCTTCGATCACGTCCGGCTCGACCCCGAGATACCCGGCCACCTGCTCCACCAGCACGTCGTGCACCAGATCCGCCAGCTCCGCCGGATCCTTCGCCCGCGCCTCCAGCGGCCGTCGATACAGCACGATCCGCGCCCGGGTGGGCAACCCGCTCCGATCCACCCCGGCCGGGACCAGCCGCGACAACGGCACCGCCCCGTCGTGCAGCACCCCGTCGGCAGGCGCCCGCCCGTCCATCCGGACCTCGGGCACGTCGTCCACCGCGACGTCCAGCTTGGTCAGCTCGTGGCGCCAGCGGGCCTCGATCGGCTCCAGCGCGTCGAGCACGAGCGCGTCGAACTTCTCCGCGCGGCTGGCGGCAGCGGGAAGGGAAGGGGGATAGAGCATTCCGCGCAGGCCCCGGCCGTGCCGGTCCCGTCGCAGCCGCTGCCGTTGTCGGTAGTCACGAGCCGTCGCCACCGGCCAAGTCTATGCGGTCCCCGGGGATACGCGCGTGTCGCCGGTATGGGCTTGCGGCGACGCGCTATCGTTTCCGATCGTGCGGAGCGTACGGAAATGTTCGCGAACGGGTTGCCCGGAACCCGCTGTCGCCACGCTCACGTATGCCTACCGGGACTCGACCGCGGTCGTCGGGCCGCTGGCCACCGCTTCCGAACCGCATTCCTACGACTTGTGCGAGGCGCACGCGCTGCGGCTGACCGTGCCCAAAGGCTGGGAAGTCGTCCGCCACGAGGGCGCGTTCGCCGCGCCGGAGCAGTCCGCCGACGAGCTGACCGCGCTGGCCGAGGCGGTCCGCGAGGCGGGCCGTTCGGACGTGCCCGCCGCCCCGCCCGAGCCGGAAGGCCCCTCCGGCAGGCGCGGCCATCTGCGCGTCCTCCCGGGGCGCGCCTGAGCCGTCCTCCCGACCGGTAGGCTTTCGCCCGCGGCGCGACCGGCGCCGCCACGGAACTAGCGGCGGGGAGAAGGCGTGCCAGACCTTTCGGGCATCGTGAAGGCCTACGACATTCGCGGCGTGGTCGGCGAGCAGCTCGACGCCGCCCTCGTCCAGGACTTCGGGGCCGCGTTCGCGCTGCTCATCAAACCCGAGGCACCGGCCGTGGTGATCGGCCACGACATGCGCGACTCGTCGCCGGAGCTGTCCGCGGCCTTCGCCGAGGGTGTCGTCTCGCAGGGGCTCGACGTAGTGTCGATCGGCCTTTCCAGCACCGACCAGCTCTACTTCGCCTCCGGTTCGATGAACCTGCCCGGCGCGATGTTCACCGCGAGCCACAACCCGGCGAAGTACAACGGCATCAAGATGTGCCGCGCCGGCGCCGCCCCGGTCGGGCAGGACACCGGCCTGCGGGAGATCCGCGACACGGTCGAGCAGGGCGTGCCCGCGTTCGACGGGCAGCGCGGCACCGTCTCCGAGCGCGACGTGCTCCGCGACTATGCGGCGTACCTGCGCAATCTGGTCGACCTCACCGGCTCGCGGCCGCTCAAGGTGGTCGTGGACGCGGGCAACGGCATGGGCGGGCACACCGTCCCGACCGTCTTCGAAGGCTTGCCGATCGAAATCGTGCCGATGTACTTCGAGCTCGACGGCACCTTCCCGAACCACGAGGCCAACCCGCTGGACCCGGCGAACATCGTCGACCTGCAGGCCAAGGTCCGCGAGGTCGGCGCGGACGCCGGGGTCGCCTTCGACGGCGACGCGGACCGCTGCTTCGTCGTGGACGAACGGGGCGAGCCGGTGTCGCCGAGCGCGATCACCGCGCTGGTCGCGGTGCGTGAGCTGGCGAAGGACCCGGGCGGCACGGTCATCCACAATCTGATCACGTCCAAGGGCGTGCCGGAGATCGTCGCCGAGCACGGCGGCAAGCCGGTGCGCACCCGGGTCGGGCACTCGTTCATCAAGGCGGAGATGGCCCGCACCGGCGCGATCTTCGGCGGCGAGCACTCGGCGCACTACTACTTCCGCGACTTCTGGCGCGCCGACACCGGGATGCTGGCCGCGTTGCACGTGCTGGCCGCGCTCGGCGAGCAGAGCGGCCCGCTGTCCGAGCTCACCCAGGACTTCTCGCGCTACGCCGCGTCCGGCGAGATCAACTCGACGGTCAATGACCAGGCGGGCCGGATGGCCGCGGTGAAGGACGCGTACGCGGGCAAATCCGGCGTCGAGATCGACGAGCTGGACGGGCTCACTGTGCAGCTGCCCGGCGGCGCCTGGTTCAACCTGCGCCCCTCCAACACCGAACCGCTGTTGCGGCTGAACGTCGAGGCGGCCGACCGGGCCGCGGTCGAGGCACTGACCGCTGAGGTGCTGGCTCTTGTCCGAGGCTGACCCGCTGGCGCCCGATTGTGTCCGGAAAGCGCCCTCAACCCCCCAACTCCGCGTGGTATGGAGGAACCATGGCCATCACGCTTGACGCACAGCTGCTGGAGATCCTCGCCTGCCCGTCGCCGGATCACGCGCCGCTGCGCCCCGGCACGCCCGATGACGCCGAGGCGGACGCGCTGACCTGCACCGAATGCGGCCGGATCTATCCGGTCCGGGACGGCATCCCGGTGCTGCTGCTGGACGAGGCGCAGCTGCCGGGCGCTCCCGACGACGCTGACAGTGCTTGACGATGCTTGACGATTCCCTGCTCGACGACTCCGCGCGGCTGGCCGACGCCGACC
This sequence is a window from Amycolatopsis benzoatilytica AK 16/65. Protein-coding genes within it:
- a CDS encoding glycosyltransferase family 2 protein, with translation MPRTVAPPAVRTLPVLAIVVCHDGEEWLPLALSALRRSTVRPRHVLAVDTGSTDRTAKLLADAARPGAAAEEPVLSGVVTLSSETGFAEAVAAAVAHAVERWGDPGNWLWILHDDCAPEPDCLDQLVRAAEENPSAKVLGPLGTDWTDPRLIVEAGLSTDAAGHRQQMAAPDGEPSEVLAVPSAGSLVQRELWEVLGGFDPDFTLLREDLDFGWRANAAGSLVLSVPAARVRHARALSTGRRAPDAAARSLAALNRAHGVRVFLVNCSTPSFWWGLVRLPVLLVLRAIAFFVLRRTAEAGAELAAVGYLCGGKGNLRAARAWRREQPRPGTVRGLFTSRITRLRNAIRAGVLTLVRRGVQSDVALGTVPESVDQDSAWIPPEALAASGARPVGPDALPAGALRGLSTRGRGLRRPGAVIAVTLPEAPAEPVSEEDTERVADVSLSPVPRPEPAAAEPDLVFVAVNRRRVLAATIFAPPVVLVVLLTALALVINRGRLGLDLWGGQLLPVGGLGEIWATYLSPWHPIAGGTGAPAPATLPVLGTIGAILAPGGGPAALVAILLIGDLPLAAISAYAATRKLAVRRWVRAAIAATYALLPAATASVAQGRLDVVVVHLVLPLVVAGIVRLLTQPGTRWLHVSALSAFGVALLGAFSPLAHGLALVGLLVGFVVLPAPSGLARRVASVGIVVLLPLVLLLPWPTVLLHHPELLLQGLGGPAAPASAADLAGLTPGGPGAWPIGVAVLAATLVALVVRPRKQVVGGLALAVLGVIGVVLVRQVQLTPMQGGPHASGYAGVPLLIVGAGLLWAVLATWQRGGSSALAPWLPKVLAVAGVAVVAALAAGAVGAGSEGPLTAAPRPQLAPEAATDVAATGRAILDVSAAQIRQTGGRLPLFGDDELAPVAGTPARLADWRRGLGQGDVAALKRVLAAAAASGVQYIVLPAGTNASAFAAAANDLAAVAAPTSDGRPTLRLLPKSGEVALISPELAKQAVTGGGAPGTNPGISPVAARLPDVRVRASEGPTGRLLVLAAEQEAGWQATLNGKAVPIVPAWGHQVAVSVPPQPSEISVTFPGTERSLLLLVQLAAVLFTALTAIPSRRRATT
- a CDS encoding metallopeptidase family protein codes for the protein MRRDRHGRGLRGMLYPPSLPAAASRAEKFDALVLDALEPIEARWRHELTKLDVAVDDVPEVRMDGRAPADGVLHDGAVPLSRLVPAGVDRSGLPTRARIVLYRRPLEARAKDPAELADLVHDVLVEQVAGYLGVEPDVIEGD
- a CDS encoding DUF3499 domain-containing protein: MRSVRKCSRTGCPEPAVATLTYAYRDSTAVVGPLATASEPHSYDLCEAHALRLTVPKGWEVVRHEGAFAAPEQSADELTALAEAVREAGRSDVPAAPPEPEGPSGRRGHLRVLPGRA
- a CDS encoding phosphomannomutase/phosphoglucomutase — encoded protein: MPDLSGIVKAYDIRGVVGEQLDAALVQDFGAAFALLIKPEAPAVVIGHDMRDSSPELSAAFAEGVVSQGLDVVSIGLSSTDQLYFASGSMNLPGAMFTASHNPAKYNGIKMCRAGAAPVGQDTGLREIRDTVEQGVPAFDGQRGTVSERDVLRDYAAYLRNLVDLTGSRPLKVVVDAGNGMGGHTVPTVFEGLPIEIVPMYFELDGTFPNHEANPLDPANIVDLQAKVREVGADAGVAFDGDADRCFVVDERGEPVSPSAITALVAVRELAKDPGGTVIHNLITSKGVPEIVAEHGGKPVRTRVGHSFIKAEMARTGAIFGGEHSAHYYFRDFWRADTGMLAALHVLAALGEQSGPLSELTQDFSRYAASGEINSTVNDQAGRMAAVKDAYAGKSGVEIDELDGLTVQLPGGAWFNLRPSNTEPLLRLNVEAADRAAVEALTAEVLALVRG
- a CDS encoding Trm112 family protein translates to MAITLDAQLLEILACPSPDHAPLRPGTPDDAEADALTCTECGRIYPVRDGIPVLLLDEAQLPGAPDDADSA